CCACCGGCACCCGCAGCGAGACCTTCTACGGGCAGGCCGCCGACCGCCTCAACGACGTCGCCGCGCAGCGCCGGGCCCGCATCACGATGGCGGAAACGTCCCTGCCGGTGCTGCTGCAGGTGCTGGTGTACGGGGGCGCGCTGGTGATCCTCCCGCTCACGTTCCTGTTCGGCCTGCGCAGCCTGAAGATGCAGCTGCTGTTCGTCTCGGCGGTGGCGGCGCTGATCGGCTTCAGCCTGCTGCTGGTGATGGCGCTGGACCGCCCCTTCGCGGGGGAACTCAGCGTCACCCCGGCCCCGTACAAGGAGGCGGCGCTGGCTCAGTTCTGGCCCGCCTCCCAGGCCGGTCAGCCCCAGGTGCGGGAGCAGAGCACGAGGCGGTAGCCGTCGGGGTCGGCGACGGTGACCCCGTACTCGTCCCAGTACGGGTTGTGCGCGGTGACCCGGGTCCCGCCGTGCTCGACGAGCCGCTGGACGAGGGCTTCGTCGGGGGCTTCGCCGAGGTAGACGACGAACAGGTCGTCGACGGTGGGGGAGGGCGTGAGGGGGTTCTCGGGGTCCCGGGTGAGCTCGAAGTGCCAGCCCCCGCCGACGGGCCCGACCATCACCAGCTCGTGCTCCCCGGGCGCGATGTCGGTGCTCCGCCACAGGACGCCGAGCCCGAGCCCGTCGACGTAGAACCGCTCGGCGGCGGCGAGGTCGAGGGAGGGCCGGGCGATACGGACGTGGGTGCCTGAAGTGATCATGGGGGGAGGGTACGGGGGTGGGGGTGGGGGTGGGGGCGGGAGGCGCGGACTCGGGGCGGGGAGGCGGAGTTGGGGCGGCGGGGGCGGGTCGGAGAGGTCGGTCGGGATGCCGGGGGCGGGGTCCGAGCTGATCGGTGTCGGTGGAGTGTCCGGGGGCTTCCCGGCAGTCCACTGTCCTTCCGTGTCGTGCCGGCCCGTCAAGGGCGCTCCTACGTCGCGTCGCTACGCGATGGCCTTCGGCCACCCTTGACCGACCGACCCGCCCCGGAAAGACAACAGACTGCCGGGAAGCCCCCGAAGGATGGCCGGGGGTTCAGGGTTCCTACCTGCCCAGATCAGAGATGCCGAGCAGGGCCCCCTGTCCACCCGGAGTCCGCTCACCAGGACCACCGAGCCGGGCCAGTGATCGGCCCGCGGGGACAGCCATGCCCCCTGAAGGGCCCATAGCCACCCTTTCCGTGCCCCAGCTGGGTCAACCTGCACCAGACAGCGACCAGATACCCATGGCAGTCCGTCTGGGCCCGTGGACGCGTCAGATCGCTACGCGCTTCTCATCTCTCGCGTCCGGCCGCCGTCTGGGGCTGGGCATAGGCCGCCCAGACGCCTCCCAGGGGCGGTTTTCGAGCGTCTGCAGGCCATCTGGGGTGAAGAGAGGGCGAGAGGGAGCCTGATGCCGGATTTCTCAACCCCTCACTCCGGCAAGCGCCCATTCACCTCTCAACTGGGCGCCAAAAAGGGACAAACAACCCGCTGTCGCGCGCCCGGTCGTCTCTCCGACGGTCATGGGCGGTCTATGTCCAGCCAGGGGCGGGGCGAGGACGCCACGCAGGCAGGAGCGCGTAGCGATTCGATGCGCACACGGCCCGACCGGCACCGCATGGGCATCTCTTCGCTGTCTGGTGCGGGTTGACCCTGCCCGGGTCCGGAAGGGGGGGGCATGGGCCCTTGGGGGAGGCATGGCTGTCCCCGCATGCCCATCGCCGTCCCGGCTCGGTGGTCCTGGTGGGCGGGCTGTGGCTGACCGGGGGCCAAGGTCGGGCATCTCTGATGGACCCGTGTGCCTATCTGTCCCCCATGCCGTTCCTTCGGGGGCTTCCCGACAGTCTTTGGCATTCCGTGGCGTGCCGGTCGGTCAAGGGTGGCCGAAGGCCATCGCGTAGCGACGCGACGTAGGAGCGCCCTTGAGGGACCGGCACGCCACGGAAGGACAGTGAGACTGACGGGCAGCCCCCAGCGCCTCTTCCGACGCCGTCGAGCCGAAGCTCAGGCTCCGGTGATCCCGCCGAGGAAAGCCGTCCAGGTCGTCGGGTGCACGGCCAGCTCCGGGCTCGCCGTGAGCTTCGAGTCCCGGATGTGGACGGCGTCGGCGCACGAGGCCACCTCGACGCAGTCGTCTCCGTCACCACTGCTGTACGTCGACTTGTGCCAGGAGAGGGCGACCTCCACGCAGTCGTCGCCCTGGCTTCCGCTGTAGCTGCTCTTGAACCACCGCAACTGGGAGCTGTTCACAGGGATCCTCGCATTCGCATCAACAGGCCCACGCTGTCAGCAGGGTTGAGGGCCTGGATGCGAAGTTTGGCATACCGCTGGTGGAGAACACTGACGTCTTTCGGGTCATAGATGACTCGGCCCGACTGCTGCCCTTCGCTGTAGCCCACCCATTCGTGCTCCCCGGTTTCGAGGAGGCGGAAGGGGCCACCGAGACCTGCGTGCTGTGGGCTTACCTTCGGCATGACCTGCAGGTCGACATTGGGTAGCTCCGCGCACTCCAGGAGGTGGTCGATCAGCTGGCGGGTTACGGCGGGACCGCCGGTCTGCCTCTCGATGACCGCTTCGTCGAGGATGAAGCTGAAGACCGTGTACGGGGTGCGGTACAGGAGTTTCTGTCGGTTCAGGCGGGCCACGATCCGGGCTTCGGCCTCCTCGGCTGTGGGCGGCGGCAGCACCGCACTGACCAGTGCGCGCGCGTAGGTCTCCGTCTGTAACAGCCCTGGGACTGAACGGCATTCGTACGTGCTGAGCGCGATGGCCTCCTCTTCGTGCTCCGCCCAAGGCCTGAACCAAGACGCCAGCCCCCGCCGCCGCTGCAGCTCCCTCGCGGCGATGCGGATGACGCCGAACGCGTCCAGGACCTCCTCCGACCGGTTCACGAACTTCACGGACGGGTGCCGGCGGCCCTGTTCGACCGAGCCGACGTACTGGACCGAGTACCCGACCCGTTCTGCCAGTTGCTCCTGCGTGAGTTCGGCCCGTTTGCGGAAGGCCTTCACGGTTTCGCCGAAGTTCCGCAGGTCGCCGTCAGGTCCTGCCTCGCTGTCACCGCTGTCGTCCTGGCTCGCCATCGCGGTCACCTCCCGGATGCCAGGTTCACGGGCAGTGACCGCTACTGTCCAGAGCGTGAACTCGTACAGATGAAAAGTAGCGGTCCGGTGGCTGGGGAACTCCCCGGTTCATGCGGGACGTTGGCCCCATGACCGCACCCTCTGGCCCCACCCAGACCCTCGTACGCGTGTTCACGCAGCGTTTCAGCAGCACCCGGCGCGGCGCCCGCCTCGCGCGGTGCCTCGCCATGGTCGAGCTGCACGACTGGGGGATCCCGCACCGCACCCCGCTGTCCGAGGACGCGGAGCGGATCGTCGCCGAGTTCACCGCCAACGCCGTGACCCACGGCCGCGCCGCCGGGCGGGACTTCGAGCTCAGGCTGACGCTCCTCGAGGGCGTACTCCGGATCGAGGTGTCCGACGCCCGCCGGGAGCGGCGGCCCGTCCTGCAGCCGCACGCGTACCAGGCGGAGGGCGGCTACGGCCTGCAGATCGTCGATGCCGTCGCCGTCGACTGGGGGGTCGCGGACCGCGTGATCGGGAAGACGGTCTGGGCCGAGCTCGGCCGACGGTGATATCTTTTTTGGGAATCGTATATAAGCGTAATCTGGAGGCCGTGATGTCCCGAACGGTGATCGACCTGGACGACGAAGCCCTGGCGGAAGCCGCCCGGCACCTCGGCACCACGACCAAGCGGGACACCGTGAACGCTGCCCTGCGGGAGATCGCCGATCGACGTCGCAGAGCGGCTGCGGTGGACCGGATGCGGCAGATGGTCGACGACGGCGAGATCGACTTCTCCACGATCGAGGGCGGCGATGGCGGGGGCATGCACGGGCCGGGAAGGCGATCGGCCGCGTGAGCGAGAGCTTCCTGATCGACACGAGCGCACTCATCCGCTTCTACCGCAGGCAGGCCGCTCCCGCATGGGACGAGGTGGTCACCTCCGGAGTCGTGGGGCTGTGCGAACCGGTTCGCCAGGAGTTCCTGCGTGCCGTCGGCGGTCGTCCGGCCTACTACGAGGCCGATGGCCTGCTTCGGGAGACCTTTCCGTACTTCGTGGCCCGCGACTCCGTGTGGGAGGAGACCTCGGCGCTACAGGAGAGGATGGCCGACGAGGGCTGCCACCAGTGCGCGAGTCCGGTCGACCTGCTCGTCGCCGTCACCGCGCAGCATCACAAGCTGACCGTCCTCCACCAGGACCGGGACTTCGAGATCATCGCCCGCGTCACCGGGCAGCCCGTGCGGCGCATCGCGGACTGACCGCGCCGCGCCGCACGGTCAGGCGGATCCGTCCGGGACGAAGAGGCTCACCCGGTAGGACG
The Streptomyces sp. NBC_01296 DNA segment above includes these coding regions:
- a CDS encoding helix-turn-helix domain-containing protein, with product MASQDDSGDSEAGPDGDLRNFGETVKAFRKRAELTQEQLAERVGYSVQYVGSVEQGRRHPSVKFVNRSEEVLDAFGVIRIAARELQRRRGLASWFRPWAEHEEEAIALSTYECRSVPGLLQTETYARALVSAVLPPPTAEEAEARIVARLNRQKLLYRTPYTVFSFILDEAVIERQTGGPAVTRQLIDHLLECAELPNVDLQVMPKVSPQHAGLGGPFRLLETGEHEWVGYSEGQQSGRVIYDPKDVSVLHQRYAKLRIQALNPADSVGLLMRMRGSL
- a CDS encoding VOC family protein: MITSGTHVRIARPSLDLAAAERFYVDGLGLGVLWRSTDIAPGEHELVMVGPVGGGWHFELTRDPENPLTPSPTVDDLFVVYLGEAPDEALVQRLVEHGGTRVTAHNPYWDEYGVTVADPDGYRLVLCSRTWG
- a CDS encoding DUF397 domain-containing protein, whose amino-acid sequence is MNSSQLRWFKSSYSGSQGDDCVEVALSWHKSTYSSGDGDDCVEVASCADAVHIRDSKLTASPELAVHPTTWTAFLGGITGA
- a CDS encoding type II toxin-antitoxin system VapB family antitoxin, with translation MSRTVIDLDDEALAEAARHLGTTTKRDTVNAALREIADRRRRAAAVDRMRQMVDDGEIDFSTIEGGDGGGMHGPGRRSAA
- a CDS encoding ATP-binding protein; the encoded protein is MTAPSGPTQTLVRVFTQRFSSTRRGARLARCLAMVELHDWGIPHRTPLSEDAERIVAEFTANAVTHGRAAGRDFELRLTLLEGVLRIEVSDARRERRPVLQPHAYQAEGGYGLQIVDAVAVDWGVADRVIGKTVWAELGRR
- a CDS encoding PIN domain nuclease; this encodes MSESFLIDTSALIRFYRRQAAPAWDEVVTSGVVGLCEPVRQEFLRAVGGRPAYYEADGLLRETFPYFVARDSVWEETSALQERMADEGCHQCASPVDLLVAVTAQHHKLTVLHQDRDFEIIARVTGQPVRRIAD